The DNA region CCAACAACCCCCGCTACGGCAAGCGAGCCTTCTCTACTGGCATGCACTTGACTGTCGGTAACGCCTCTGGTGTGGCCTCtcccttcctcttctccaacaaggacaagcctcACTTCCGCCCCGGCTACGGTGCCAGTATCGGCATGCTCgccttctccctcctccttaACATCATCCTGCACCTCCACTTCAAGCGCCAGAACAAGCTCCGCGACGAGGGCAAGCAGGACCACCTCATGGAGGGCAAGACTGAGGACGAGATCGACATGATGGGTGAGCGCAGCCCCCGGTTCCGCTTTACCATCTAAGCGATACGCACGCGCGCACGCACTTGTTCGCAATGAAGCTCTCGTCGGTCCTTTATCATGATTGCTAGTGGAGTTGGCGAGGGATACAGGGATATGCATAGGATGGAGAATTGGTATTTGGGTATTCTTTTTATAACGCATTCTTGTACATATCGGCTCTCTACGTTATCGACGGAATTTGATATTGAAACTCGGGAGCTGGATGTTGTACATATCAGATGGACTAGATCGTCATAAATTTCCACTGTCACCCGAAAAAACCGTTTCTTGATCTGTTGTGATTCAGGGGAAGTGAGATTGTAAGGGGGCACAGCAGCCCTCATCCGAGATGACACAACATCTCGCTTTTCTTTCCAAAATGTCGTGAGGTTCCACCAAGATATCGGCCTTCGGAAGTATTTCCCAATAAAGGCTGCATTATGCGTTACAGTGATGAAAGAATACTACCAGCCAAGGCCCGGATCTGCATTACAAATCCTACGCTGGCACGCGGGTCTTGCCAAGATATTGGCCACTGCCGCCATTTTTTGCCGAGATTTTTCTTGGGGGTTTCCACAAGCCAAGAAAGCTTGGTGGCACGGTTTCTTGGCGAGTTTTTTTGTTGAGCATATCTTACGTATTCCACGGCTAGGTACGGCATATCTTGCCTAATGTTGTTATCTTGGTAACTGTCATGATATCTTATCACGGCTGGACTTGGTGGTGGGTTGCCGTCTCTGGAACTACTCATCACATGATTATGACGTTCTCtgtaataatattattcgCTCTAGGTATAATTCGCTATCATCATAAGTCTCGAAGCTAATGATAATTCGAGATATCTTATCGTCCTCTTCTAATTAGACTCGACGATAGCCACGTCGTCGATGTAGGCGTTCACCAACGGCTCCCAGTCCGACTCTCCATTATTAGGAATGGCTGAGCACCATAGCTGAATCTTCAGCTCTGGATCGACCTTAGGCGCCGTAAAACTTGTCGACAGCTGCACCCAGCCGCTCGTCGTTTGAACCGCACTCGTGAAGTCTTGGTCGTCGATGTAGAAGACGTAGGAGCAGACGTCGGGGCTCCACCACCAGTTGAGCGACCAGTACATGGAAACCTCGTAGTCTTGTCCGGGCACGAGGTTCCTGAGAGGGGTGGAGATGCTGCTCCCTGCGTCTTGTCCGGTTTCCGTAACAGATAGTAGACTGCATTTTCTGTATTAGCAAATTGTTGACAGGTAGGAAGCTTTGTAGGAACTTACGCAGCGCCGACAGCATCGTGATACCAGTTGTAGTCGTTGATGGAGGCCTGTCCAGCAAGGGTCCAGCCAGCTCCGTTGTTGTCGAAACCGGGGTTGGAAAGATAGCCGGTCGATGTGGGCACAGTGGAAGTGGTGCTGGTGGCGCTGCTCTCGactgttgatgatgaagcctcGCTGCTCTGAGTTGTAGACGATGATACTTCTTCGGACACAGTTGTCGAGGCGGCAGTTGACGACTCGATAGCAGAAGACGACGTGATGACGGTTGATGATTCGGTCACGGTGGACGAAGAGATCGCGTGGCTCGAATGGGGCCTGCAGCGGCTGGCGTCGACGCCCACCAGAGCAAGAGCTGCACAAGCAGCGAGGACTTTGCGGAGAGCCATGGCGTCAAGAGGTTTCGATGAGGTCGGAAAGGTCCTGCAAATGAGACTGGAGAAACCTCTTCATGTATTCACGATAGCTGAAATGGGCACTCGTCAGCTAGGGGGTGGCTTGAGACTATCGTTCTACTATTGTTTTAGTCTACCTGTTGATTGGGGCGACAGGGG from Fusarium keratoplasticum isolate Fu6.1 chromosome 12, whole genome shotgun sequence includes:
- a CDS encoding CBM-cenC domain-containing protein — its product is MALRKVLAACAALALVGVDASRCRPHSSHAISSSTVTESSTVITSSSAIESSTAASTTVSEEVSSSTTQSSEASSSTVESSATSTTSTVPTSTGYLSNPGFDNNGAGWTLAGQASINDYNWYHDAVGAALLSVTETGQDAGSSISTPLRNLVPGQDYEVSMYWSLNWWWSPDVCSYVFYIDDQDFTSAVQTTSGWVQLSTSFTAPKVDPELKIQLWCSAIPNNGESDWEPLVNAYIDDVAIVESN